In the Kitasatospora terrestris genome, one interval contains:
- a CDS encoding aspartate aminotransferase family protein, which translates to MTMPAPATGARSHLFNDRTLPAYRAAVAAGVDRVTRRVATAGPFSGITPDRLGPEIAAVDLDRPLGETGAALDELEQVYLRDAVYFHHPRYLAHLNCPVVIPALLGEAVLSAVNSSLDTWDQSAGGTLIERRLIDWTADRIGLGPDADGVFTSGGSQSNFQALLLAREQALAATALPRHQALPRLRVLTSRAGHFSVQKSAKMLGLAPDAVIAVETDRGRRMRPAVLARELERCRRAGLPVMAVVATAGTTDFGSIDPLPEIADACARAGARLHVDAAYGCGLLVSRTRRHLLAGIERADSVTVDFHKSFFQPVSSSALLVRDRTVLRHATHHADYLNPARAAEQRIPNQVDKSVQTTRRFDALKLWLTLRVMGADAVGELFDQVVDRAAEAYALLAADPRFEVVTRSQLSTVVFRHLPPAGTDPADADEANLHARRALAASGEGVVAGTKVDGRHHLKFTLLNPETTTADIAHVLDLVAGHAEQYLSDQAAAAGLCRAAG; encoded by the coding sequence ATGACCATGCCGGCACCTGCCACCGGGGCCCGCTCCCACCTGTTCAACGACCGGACGCTGCCCGCCTACCGGGCCGCCGTCGCCGCCGGGGTCGACCGCGTCACCCGCCGGGTCGCCACCGCCGGTCCGTTCAGCGGGATCACCCCGGACCGGCTCGGCCCCGAGATCGCGGCCGTCGACCTGGACCGGCCGCTCGGTGAAACCGGCGCCGCCCTCGACGAGTTGGAGCAGGTCTACCTGCGCGACGCGGTGTACTTCCACCACCCCCGCTACCTGGCCCACCTCAACTGCCCGGTGGTCATCCCCGCGCTGCTCGGCGAGGCCGTGCTCAGCGCGGTCAACTCCTCGCTGGACACCTGGGACCAGAGCGCCGGCGGCACCCTGATCGAGCGCCGTCTGATCGACTGGACGGCCGACCGGATCGGCCTCGGCCCGGACGCCGACGGCGTGTTCACCAGCGGCGGCTCGCAGTCCAACTTCCAGGCCCTGCTGCTGGCTCGCGAGCAGGCGCTGGCCGCCACCGCGCTCCCCCGCCACCAGGCACTGCCGCGACTGCGGGTGCTCACCTCGCGGGCCGGACACTTCAGCGTGCAGAAGTCCGCCAAGATGCTCGGCCTCGCGCCGGACGCGGTGATCGCCGTGGAGACCGACCGCGGCCGCCGGATGCGGCCCGCCGTGCTCGCCCGCGAACTGGAGCGCTGCCGCCGCGCCGGACTCCCGGTGATGGCCGTGGTCGCCACCGCCGGCACCACCGACTTCGGCTCGATCGACCCGCTGCCCGAGATCGCCGACGCCTGCGCGCGGGCCGGCGCCCGGCTGCACGTCGACGCCGCGTACGGCTGCGGGCTGCTGGTCTCGCGCACCCGCCGCCACCTGCTGGCCGGCATCGAACGGGCCGACTCGGTCACCGTCGACTTCCACAAGTCCTTCTTCCAGCCCGTCAGTTCCAGCGCCCTGCTGGTCCGCGACCGGACCGTGCTGCGGCACGCCACGCACCACGCCGACTACCTCAACCCGGCCCGCGCCGCCGAGCAGCGGATCCCCAACCAGGTCGACAAGTCCGTGCAGACCACCCGGCGCTTCGACGCGCTCAAGCTCTGGCTGACCCTGCGGGTGATGGGCGCCGACGCGGTCGGCGAACTCTTCGACCAGGTGGTCGACCGGGCCGCCGAGGCGTACGCGCTGCTCGCCGCCGACCCGCGCTTCGAGGTGGTCACCCGCTCGCAGCTGTCCACCGTGGTCTTCCGCCACCTGCCGCCCGCCGGCACCGACCCCGCGGACGCCGACGAGGCCAACCTGCACGCCCGCCGGGCGCTGGCCGCCTCCGGCGAGGGGGTGGTGGCCGGCACCAAGGTCGACGGCCGGCACCACCTCAAGTTCACCCTGCTCAACCCGGAGACCACCACCGCGGACATCGCCCACGTCCTCGACCTGGTCGCCGGCCACGCCGAGCAGTACCTGTCCGACCAGGCCGCGGCCGCCGGACTCTGCCGCGCCGCCGGCTGA
- a CDS encoding lysine N(6)-hydroxylase/L-ornithine N(5)-oxygenase family protein: MTTHDFVAIGLGPYNLGLACLTAPLTGELDGLFLESRPEFSWHPGMLLDSATLQTPFMADLVTLADPTSPYSFLNYLKENGRLYPFYIRELFYPVRAEYDAYCRWAAGRLPGIRFGQHVTLVEYDERRALYTVTAETADGTVRHRARHLVLGTGTPPHLPEVCRGLGGDLLHNSRYLEEKQALQRKESITVVGSGQSAAEIYYDLLSEQEQHGYRLTWVTRSPRFFPLEYTKLTLELTSPEYVDYFHALPEETRYRLESEQKALFKGIDADLINAIHDLLYRRSIHGPVPTRLFTNSELRAASYDDATGRYTLGLHHAEQDRGYTVSTEGLVLATGYRHRVPEFLAPVRDRIRLDGHGRPDVARNYAIDTTGRGIFLQNGGTHTHSITSPDLGMGAYRNSWIIRELLGREVYPIEKAIAYQEFGAPEGLVA, encoded by the coding sequence ATGACCACCCACGACTTCGTCGCGATCGGCCTCGGCCCGTACAACCTGGGCCTCGCCTGCCTGACCGCGCCGCTCACCGGCGAACTGGACGGCCTCTTCCTGGAGAGCCGCCCCGAGTTCTCCTGGCACCCCGGGATGCTGCTGGACTCCGCCACCCTGCAGACCCCGTTCATGGCCGACCTGGTCACCCTGGCCGACCCGACCTCGCCGTACTCCTTCCTCAACTACCTGAAGGAGAACGGGCGGCTGTACCCGTTCTACATCCGCGAGCTGTTCTACCCGGTGCGCGCCGAGTACGACGCCTACTGCCGCTGGGCCGCCGGACGGCTGCCCGGCATCCGCTTCGGCCAGCACGTCACCCTGGTGGAGTACGACGAGCGCCGGGCGCTGTACACCGTCACCGCCGAGACCGCCGACGGCACCGTCCGCCACCGCGCCCGGCACCTGGTGCTCGGCACCGGCACCCCGCCGCACCTGCCCGAGGTCTGCCGCGGTCTCGGCGGTGACCTGCTGCACAACTCCCGCTACCTGGAGGAGAAGCAGGCGCTGCAGCGGAAGGAGTCGATCACCGTGGTGGGCAGCGGCCAGAGCGCCGCCGAGATCTACTACGACCTGCTCTCCGAGCAGGAGCAGCACGGCTACCGGCTGACCTGGGTGACCCGCTCGCCGCGCTTCTTCCCGCTGGAGTACACCAAGCTCACCCTGGAGCTGACCTCTCCCGAGTACGTGGACTACTTCCACGCACTGCCCGAGGAGACCCGCTACCGGCTGGAGTCCGAGCAGAAGGCCCTGTTCAAGGGCATCGACGCGGATCTGATCAACGCCATCCACGACCTGCTGTACCGGCGCAGCATCCACGGCCCGGTCCCGACCCGGCTGTTCACCAACTCCGAACTGCGCGCGGCCTCCTACGACGACGCCACCGGCCGCTACACCCTCGGCCTGCACCACGCCGAGCAGGACCGCGGCTACACGGTGAGCACCGAGGGCCTGGTGCTGGCCACCGGCTACCGGCACCGCGTCCCCGAGTTCCTGGCACCGGTCCGCGACCGGATCCGGCTCGACGGGCACGGCCGCCCCGACGTGGCCCGCAACTACGCGATCGACACCACCGGGCGCGGGATCTTCCTGCAGAACGGCGGCACCCACACCCACAGCATCACCTCGCCCGACCTCGGCATGGGCGCGTACCGCAACTCCTGGATCATCCGCGAGCTGCTCGGCCGCGAGGTCTACCCGATCGAGAAGGCCATCGCCTACCAGGAGTTCGGCGCACCGGAAGGGCTCGTCGCATGA
- a CDS encoding GNAT family N-acetyltransferase: MTPFSLDLPGVGELTVRPLDVDADGALLHRWVTHPKAVYWMMQQATLDEVAAEYRAITGHPDRDAYLGLHDGRPAFLVERYDPARVELAGLYEAQPGDVGMHFLCAPGDTPVHGFTRAVITTVLAFLFQDPATRRVVVEPDIRNTAVQALNTAVGFRVVGAVAKPEKEALLSTCTRAQFTAATGALS; encoded by the coding sequence ATGACCCCGTTCAGCCTGGACCTCCCCGGCGTCGGCGAGCTCACCGTCCGTCCGCTCGACGTCGACGCCGACGGCGCGCTGCTGCACCGCTGGGTCACCCATCCCAAAGCCGTCTACTGGATGATGCAGCAGGCCACCTTGGACGAGGTCGCCGCCGAGTACCGGGCGATCACCGGACACCCTGACCGCGACGCCTACCTGGGCCTGCACGACGGCCGCCCCGCCTTCCTGGTCGAGCGCTACGACCCCGCCCGGGTCGAACTCGCCGGCCTGTACGAGGCGCAGCCGGGCGACGTCGGCATGCACTTCCTGTGCGCGCCCGGCGACACCCCGGTGCACGGCTTCACCCGGGCCGTGATCACCACCGTGCTGGCCTTCCTGTTCCAGGACCCGGCCACCCGCCGGGTCGTGGTCGAGCCGGACATCCGCAACACCGCCGTGCAGGCGCTCAACACCGCCGTCGGCTTCCGGGTGGTCGGGGCGGTCGCCAAGCCCGAGAAGGAAGCGCTGCTCAGCACCTGCACCCGCGCCCAGTTCACCGCCGCCACCGGAGCCCTCTCGTGA
- a CDS encoding IucA/IucC family siderophore biosynthesis protein codes for MSSAGSPVAAVGHLTPGLWQRANRHLVRKALAEFSHERLLTPQPLPDGRYAVRADDGTVEYRFAARLRALDHWQIDPGSITRHRGEQELPLDAVDLCLELRSSLGLSDEILPVYLEEISATLAGAADKLSRPQPTAAELARADFQTIEAAMTEGHPGFVANNGRIGFGVDDHHRYAPEAAAPVRLVWLAAHREHATFTCGADLSYSALMRAELGEAQLDRFAGRLTGLGLDPDDYLLLPVHPWQWWNKLSVTFAGELATRRLVCLGEGEDRYRAQQSIRTFFNLDHPSKHYVKTAISVLNMGFMRGLSAAYMEATPAINDWLARLIESDEVLRGTGLTIIREHAAIGYRHRQFEAATDRYSPYRKMLAALWRESPVPALAPGERLATMASLLHVDAAGDGVAAALVERSGLAPEVWLRRYLDAYLTPLLHCFYAYDLAFMPHGENTVLVLDESGAVVRAVFKDIAEEIVVMDPLAVLPPAVQRVRAAVPDELKLLSVFTDVFDCFFRYLSALLDEAGVLDEEAFWRTVAACAADYRDSVPHLAEKFERFDLFAAEFPLSCLNRLQLRDNRQMVDLADPSAALQLVGTLRNPIAP; via the coding sequence GTGTCCTCCGCCGGGTCCCCCGTCGCCGCCGTCGGCCACCTCACCCCCGGGCTGTGGCAGCGCGCCAACCGCCACCTGGTCCGCAAGGCGCTCGCCGAGTTCTCGCACGAGCGCCTGCTCACCCCGCAGCCGCTGCCCGACGGGCGGTACGCGGTGCGCGCCGACGACGGCACGGTCGAGTACCGCTTCGCCGCCCGGCTGCGCGCCCTGGACCACTGGCAGATCGACCCCGGGTCCATCACCCGGCACCGGGGCGAGCAGGAACTGCCGCTGGACGCCGTCGACCTCTGCCTGGAGCTGCGGTCGTCGCTGGGCCTGTCGGACGAGATCCTCCCGGTCTACCTGGAAGAGATCTCCGCCACCCTGGCCGGCGCCGCGGACAAGCTCTCCCGGCCGCAGCCCACCGCCGCCGAGCTGGCCCGCGCCGACTTCCAGACCATTGAGGCCGCGATGACCGAGGGCCACCCCGGCTTCGTCGCCAACAACGGCCGGATCGGCTTCGGCGTGGACGACCACCACCGGTACGCGCCGGAGGCCGCCGCGCCGGTCCGGCTGGTCTGGCTGGCCGCCCACCGCGAGCACGCCACCTTCACCTGCGGCGCCGACCTCTCCTACTCCGCCCTGATGCGCGCCGAGTTGGGCGAGGCCCAGCTCGACCGGTTCGCCGGGCGGCTGACCGGCCTCGGCCTGGACCCGGACGACTACCTGCTGCTGCCCGTGCACCCCTGGCAGTGGTGGAACAAGCTCTCCGTCACCTTCGCCGGGGAGCTGGCCACCCGCCGCCTGGTCTGCCTCGGCGAGGGCGAGGACCGGTACCGGGCGCAGCAGTCGATCCGCACCTTCTTCAACCTCGACCACCCCTCCAAGCACTACGTGAAGACCGCCATCTCGGTCCTCAACATGGGCTTCATGCGCGGGCTGTCGGCCGCGTACATGGAGGCCACCCCGGCGATCAACGACTGGCTGGCCCGGCTGATCGAGAGCGACGAGGTGCTGCGCGGCACCGGGCTGACGATCATCCGGGAGCACGCGGCGATCGGGTACCGGCACCGCCAGTTCGAGGCGGCGACCGACCGGTACTCGCCGTACCGCAAGATGCTCGCCGCGCTGTGGCGGGAGAGCCCGGTGCCCGCGCTGGCACCCGGGGAGCGGCTGGCCACCATGGCCTCGCTGCTGCACGTGGACGCCGCCGGCGACGGGGTCGCCGCCGCGCTGGTCGAGCGGTCCGGGCTGGCTCCCGAGGTGTGGCTGCGCCGCTACCTGGACGCCTACCTGACCCCGCTGCTGCACTGCTTCTACGCCTACGACCTGGCGTTCATGCCGCACGGCGAGAACACCGTCCTGGTGCTGGACGAGTCGGGCGCGGTGGTCCGGGCGGTGTTCAAGGACATCGCCGAGGAGATCGTGGTGATGGATCCGCTGGCCGTCCTGCCGCCCGCGGTGCAGCGGGTCCGGGCCGCGGTGCCGGACGAGCTGAAGCTGCTGTCGGTCTTCACCGACGTCTTCGACTGCTTCTTCCGCTACCTGAGCGCGCTGCTCGACGAGGCCGGGGTGCTCGACGAGGAGGCCTTCTGGCGCACGGTCGCCGCCTGCGCGGCCGACTACCGCGACTCGGTGCCGCACCTGGCGGAGAAGTTCGAGCGCTTCGACCTGTTCGCCGCCGAGTTCCCGCTCTCCTGCCTCAACCGGCTCCAACTGCGCGACAACCGGCAGATGGTGGACCTGGCCGACCCGTCCGCCGCGCTCCAATTGGTCGGCACCCTGCGCAACCCGATCGCCCCCTGA
- a CDS encoding superoxide dismutase, with protein sequence MGTYSLPDLPYDYSALERAMSAEILELHHSKHHAAYVKGANDTVDQLAEARDKGQFGGLVGLQKTLAFHLSGHVLHSLFWQNLSPEGGDRPEGDLADAIGEHFGSFDAFRQQLTAATVGVQGSGWGILSWEPLGRRLIVEQVYDHHGNVGQGTTPLLAFDAWEHAYYLQYRNVRPDYVERLWDVVNWQDVASRYTAAVQA encoded by the coding sequence ATGGGCACCTACTCGCTGCCTGACCTGCCGTACGACTACTCCGCGCTGGAGCGCGCGATGTCGGCGGAGATCCTCGAACTCCACCACTCCAAGCACCACGCGGCGTACGTCAAGGGCGCCAACGACACCGTCGACCAGCTCGCCGAGGCCCGCGACAAGGGGCAGTTCGGCGGGCTGGTCGGCCTGCAGAAGACGCTCGCCTTCCACCTCTCCGGCCACGTGCTGCACTCGCTGTTCTGGCAGAACCTCTCCCCCGAGGGCGGCGACCGCCCCGAGGGCGACCTCGCCGACGCGATCGGCGAGCACTTCGGCTCCTTCGACGCCTTCCGGCAGCAGCTCACCGCCGCCACCGTCGGCGTCCAGGGCAGCGGCTGGGGCATCCTCTCCTGGGAACCGCTGGGCCGGCGCCTGATCGTCGAGCAGGTCTACGACCACCACGGCAACGTCGGCCAGGGCACCACCCCGCTGCTCGCCTTCGACGCCTGGGAGCACGCGTACTACCTGCAGTACCGCAACGTCCGCCCCGACTACGTCGAGCGGCTCTGGGACGTGGTCAATTGGCAGGACGTGGCGTCCCGCTACACCGCCGCCGTCCAGGCCTGA
- the leuE gene encoding leucine efflux protein LeuE, with product MLGVNDLTTYVLGALVIVLLPGPNSLYVLSVAARKGISIGYRAAAGVFVGDFTLISLTALGASSLLEANPAVFAVVKFGGAAYLLWIGLGMLRAARQLWREHRAPAAPSVEAVVEDGEKPFRRALVISLLNPKAILFLLSFFTQFVDPTYGAPALSFALLGGILQTFSVLYLSLLIFAGTTLAAAFHRRKRLSAGLTSGVAVLFAGFAAKLAVSSA from the coding sequence GTGCTCGGAGTCAACGACCTGACCACGTACGTCCTCGGCGCCCTGGTCATCGTCCTGCTGCCCGGCCCCAACTCCCTGTACGTGCTCTCGGTGGCCGCCCGCAAGGGCATCAGCATCGGCTACCGGGCCGCCGCCGGCGTTTTCGTCGGCGACTTCACCCTCATCAGCCTCACCGCCCTCGGCGCCTCCTCCCTCCTCGAAGCCAACCCGGCCGTCTTCGCCGTCGTGAAGTTCGGCGGCGCCGCGTACCTGCTCTGGATCGGCCTCGGCATGCTCCGCGCCGCCCGGCAGCTCTGGCGCGAACACCGCGCCCCCGCCGCGCCCTCGGTCGAAGCCGTCGTCGAGGACGGCGAGAAGCCGTTCCGCCGGGCACTGGTGATCAGCCTGCTCAACCCCAAGGCGATCCTCTTCCTGCTCTCCTTCTTCACCCAGTTCGTCGACCCGACGTACGGCGCCCCCGCCCTCTCCTTCGCGCTGCTCGGCGGCATCCTGCAGACCTTCAGCGTGCTCTACCTCTCGCTGCTGATCTTCGCCGGCACCACGCTCGCCGCCGCCTTCCACCGCCGCAAGCGCCTCTCCGCAGGCCTCACCAGCGGCGTCGCCGTCCTCTTCGCCGGCTTCGCCGCCAAGCTGGCCGTCTCCTCCGCCTGA